From the genome of Mycetocola spongiae, one region includes:
- a CDS encoding AMP-binding protein, giving the protein MTPSSATQAYRAARDLLISTREDRARAEAEFSWPDVGDSFNWAIDWFDVIARGNHGRALVIVEEDGSRTERSFDELARRSDALGTWLAELGVARGDAVMLMLDNQVELWESMLALLKLGAVIAPTTTAVGGSDLIDRLDRAEIRHVIVAAADTHKFAHAPGDYTRIAVGAGAAAGWRDLAEGLAGEAAPLPHPGTASTDPQLRYFTSGTTSRPKLVEHSQVSYPVGHLSTMYWLGLRPGDVHMAISSPGWAKHAWSNFFAPWIAEATVFVYNYGRFDAAALLRVLREERVTTFCAPPTVWRMIIQLDLGAGPGDLRETVSAGEPLNPEVIEQVRRGWGRVIRDGYGQTEMTAVVANPPGADMRDGSMGRPLPGAPVVLIDPIGGLPAEEGEICLDLSTRPVFLMSGYVADPERNAEATRGGYYHTGDVASRDAEGHITYIGRTDDVFKASDYKISPFELESVLVEHPAVVEAAVVPAPDPLRLAVPKAYISLAAGYPRNDETARSILAYARERLAPFQRLRRIEFFELPKTISGKIRRVELREREEAAARGEVTCVEWRDSEFPELRGITQVS; this is encoded by the coding sequence ATGACACCCTCATCGGCAACACAGGCCTATCGGGCCGCCCGCGATTTATTGATCTCCACCCGGGAGGATCGTGCCCGCGCCGAGGCCGAATTCTCCTGGCCCGACGTGGGCGACTCCTTTAACTGGGCCATCGACTGGTTTGACGTGATCGCCCGCGGCAATCACGGCCGCGCCCTCGTGATCGTGGAGGAGGACGGCTCGCGCACCGAGCGCAGCTTTGATGAGCTCGCGCGCCGCTCGGATGCCCTCGGCACCTGGCTGGCCGAGCTTGGCGTGGCCCGCGGCGATGCCGTGATGCTCATGCTTGATAACCAGGTGGAGCTCTGGGAGTCGATGCTGGCGCTACTGAAGCTCGGCGCGGTCATCGCCCCCACCACCACCGCGGTGGGCGGCAGCGATCTGATCGACCGCCTCGACCGCGCCGAGATCCGCCACGTGATCGTGGCCGCCGCGGATACCCATAAATTTGCCCATGCCCCCGGGGACTATACCCGGATCGCCGTCGGGGCGGGCGCCGCCGCGGGCTGGCGGGACCTCGCCGAGGGCCTCGCGGGTGAGGCCGCACCGCTGCCGCATCCCGGAACAGCCTCGACCGATCCGCAGCTGCGCTATTTCACCTCGGGCACCACGAGTCGCCCCAAGCTGGTGGAGCACAGCCAGGTGAGCTATCCCGTGGGTCACCTCAGCACGATGTACTGGCTGGGGCTGCGCCCGGGGGACGTGCATATGGCAATCAGCTCGCCCGGCTGGGCCAAGCATGCGTGGAGCAATTTTTTCGCGCCGTGGATCGCCGAGGCCACCGTATTTGTGTATAACTACGGCCGCTTTGATGCCGCCGCGCTGCTGCGTGTCCTGCGCGAGGAGCGCGTGACCACGTTCTGCGCGCCGCCCACCGTCTGGCGCATGATCATCCAGCTGGACCTGGGCGCGGGCCCCGGCGACCTGCGCGAGACCGTTTCGGCGGGCGAGCCGCTGAACCCCGAGGTGATTGAGCAGGTGCGCCGCGGCTGGGGCCGGGTCATCCGCGATGGTTATGGCCAGACCGAGATGACCGCGGTGGTGGCCAATCCCCCGGGCGCCGATATGCGCGATGGCTCGATGGGGCGGCCGCTCCCGGGCGCACCCGTGGTGCTGATCGACCCGATCGGCGGCCTCCCCGCGGAGGAGGGCGAGATCTGCCTGGATCTATCCACCCGCCCCGTGTTCCTGATGAGCGGCTATGTTGCCGATCCCGAGCGCAATGCCGAGGCCACGCGCGGCGGCTACTATCACACCGGCGATGTGGCCTCCCGGGATGCCGAGGGGCATATCACCTATATCGGGCGCACCGATGATGTGTTTAAGGCCTCCGATTATAAGATCAGCCCGTTTGAGCTGGAGAGTGTGCTGGTGGAGCATCCCGCGGTGGTTGAGGCCGCCGTGGTGCCCGCACCCGATCCGCTGCGCCTCGCGGTCCCCAAGGCCTATATTTCCCTGGCCGCGGGTTATCCCCGGAACGATGAGACGGCGCGCTCGATCCTGGCCTATGCGCGCGAGCGGCTCGCGCCGTTCCAGCGCCTGCGCCGGATCGAGTTTTTTGAGCTCCCCAAGACCATCTCCGGCAAGATTCGCCGGGTGGAGCTGCGGGAGCGCGAGGAGGCTGCCGCGCGCGGCGAGGTGACCTGCGTCGAGTGGCGCGATAGCGAGTTCCCGGAGCTGCGCGGCATCACCCAGGTGTCCTAG
- a CDS encoding SDR family oxidoreductase — protein sequence MTTSSSPRVALITGGSGGIGRAVAERLARDGFAVAVHYAGNRERAESVVAAITAAGGTAIAVRGDVAEEAEMAAAFAATTEALGGIDVVVNTAGIMTLGPLADFDLDALDRMHRTNIRGTFIVDQHAARTVREGGAIINFSTSITRLALPGYAAYAASKGAVEALTLVLARELRGRDITVNAVAPGPTATELFLNGKDEATIAGMAKAAPLERLGTPADIAEQVAFLAGPARWVNGQVLYVNGGIA from the coding sequence ATGACCACATCCTCCTCCCCCCGCGTCGCCCTGATCACCGGCGGTTCCGGCGGCATCGGCCGCGCGGTGGCCGAACGCCTCGCCCGGGACGGCTTTGCCGTGGCCGTGCACTATGCCGGCAATCGCGAGCGCGCCGAGTCCGTGGTCGCGGCCATCACCGCCGCGGGCGGCACCGCGATTGCCGTGCGCGGCGATGTGGCCGAGGAGGCCGAGATGGCCGCGGCCTTCGCCGCAACCACCGAGGCCCTTGGCGGCATCGACGTGGTGGTAAATACCGCGGGAATCATGACGCTCGGCCCGCTCGCCGATTTTGACCTGGACGCGCTGGATCGCATGCACCGCACCAATATCCGCGGCACGTTTATCGTGGATCAGCACGCCGCGCGCACCGTGCGCGAGGGCGGGGCAATCATTAATTTCTCCACCTCGATCACGCGCCTGGCCCTGCCCGGCTATGCAGCCTATGCCGCCAGCAAGGGGGCCGTGGAGGCCCTGACCCTGGTGCTCGCGCGCGAGCTGCGCGGCCGCGATATCACCGTGAACGCGGTGGCCCCCGGCCCCACCGCGACCGAACTCTTCCTCAACGGCAAGGACGAGGCCACGATCGCCGGGATGGCCAAGGCCGCCCCGCTCGAGCGCCTCGGCACGCCCGCGGATATCGCCGAACAGGTGGCCTTCCTCGCGGGCCCCGCGCGCTGGGTGAACGGCCAGGTGCTCTATGTGAACGGCGGAATCGCCTAG